A window of the Gossypium hirsutum isolate 1008001.06 chromosome A03, Gossypium_hirsutum_v2.1, whole genome shotgun sequence genome harbors these coding sequences:
- the LOC107942778 gene encoding NADH dehydrogenase [ubiquinone] 1 beta subcomplex subunit 7, whose product MEVEGSSKKMIATQAEMVENKVPIPYRDQCAHLLIPLNKCRQAEFYLPWKCEIERHSYEKCEYELVMERMLQMQKIREEEAKLKQAGKQGASVPLIPKTANA is encoded by the coding sequence ATGGAAGTGGAGGGTTCATCGAAGAAGATGATAGCAACACAAGCAGAGATGGTGGAGAACAAGGTCCCCATCCCGTACAGGGATCAATGTGCACATCTTCTCATCCCGCTCAACAAGTGCCGCCAAGCCGAGTTTTACTTACCTTGGAAATGCGAGATTGAACGCCACTCCTATGAAAAGTGCGAGTACGAGCTCGTCATGGAGAGGATGCTGCAGATGCAGAAGATCCGTGAAGAAGAGGCCAAGTTGAAACAGGCTGGGAAACAGGGCGCTTCTGTTCCTCTCATTCCCAAAACTGCTAATGCTTAA